Proteins encoded in a region of the Pseudomonas shahriarae genome:
- a CDS encoding DUF924 family protein: MSVPVDIKAVVQFWTAAGPSRWFKKDPQFDAEFGARFHEAHFQAARGELEHWMDEPEGALALLILLDQYPRNTFRGTAHMFATDPLARAYAARMIDAGMDRLIDPALRAFCYLPFEHSESPEDQQRSLALNKQLDASTYHWAKEHAEIIERFGRFPHRNAALGRVTTEQEQAFLTGGGFSG, encoded by the coding sequence ATGAGCGTCCCCGTTGATATCAAGGCTGTCGTGCAATTCTGGACGGCGGCGGGCCCATCACGCTGGTTCAAGAAAGATCCACAGTTCGATGCCGAGTTTGGCGCCCGCTTCCACGAGGCGCACTTCCAGGCAGCCAGGGGCGAACTGGAACACTGGATGGACGAGCCCGAAGGCGCGCTGGCGCTGCTGATCCTGCTCGATCAATACCCGCGCAATACCTTCCGGGGTACCGCCCATATGTTCGCGACCGATCCACTGGCCAGGGCTTATGCCGCACGTATGATCGACGCCGGGATGGATCGGCTGATTGATCCGGCATTGCGGGCGTTTTGCTATTTGCCTTTCGAACATTCCGAAAGCCCTGAGGACCAACAACGGTCTTTGGCCTTGAACAAGCAGCTCGACGCCAGTACCTATCACTGGGCCAAGGAACACGCCGAGATCATCGAGCGATTCGGTCGCTTTCCGCACCGCAACGCGGCGTTGGGCCGGGTGACGACTGAGCAGGAGCAGGCGTTCCTCACGGGCGGCGGATTTTCTGGCTAG
- a CDS encoding M12 family metallopeptidase, whose product MTVQLNAHLSVYPPDYLPNENADQTAKGEVAASSRQKRGVASASALWPQHSVIRISLMGMSKAQEEFTKANINKWAPHVNLHFEFTDAADGDIRIAADNDTSGGHSYLGTRSLYVPPDKPTMVIGLKGGPNAYNAGTIQHEFGHVLGLQHEHQHENNDLDINWSEVKKTYMDKGGEKELKANFGPLVSDVVSSDYDRKSIMHYGFNSSWLNSGDAIGDNNELSEGDIHFVRSLYPPEVKKKPVSASWWDFRHVQPSP is encoded by the coding sequence TTGACTGTCCAACTGAACGCTCACTTATCTGTCTATCCACCGGACTACCTGCCCAACGAGAACGCCGATCAAACTGCCAAGGGGGAGGTTGCTGCGTCTTCCAGGCAAAAGCGTGGGGTGGCGTCAGCTTCGGCGTTATGGCCACAACACTCAGTCATAAGAATTTCCCTGATGGGCATGAGTAAAGCGCAAGAAGAATTTACCAAAGCCAACATCAATAAATGGGCGCCTCACGTCAATCTGCACTTTGAGTTCACTGACGCCGCCGACGGGGATATCCGGATTGCCGCAGACAACGATACTTCCGGTGGGCATTCGTACTTGGGTACCCGCTCGCTCTATGTACCGCCCGACAAACCTACAATGGTCATCGGCCTCAAGGGTGGGCCGAATGCTTATAACGCCGGTACGATCCAGCATGAGTTCGGTCATGTTTTGGGGTTGCAACATGAACATCAGCACGAAAACAATGATTTGGATATCAATTGGTCCGAAGTCAAGAAAACCTACATGGATAAAGGTGGGGAGAAAGAACTAAAAGCGAATTTTGGGCCGTTGGTTTCCGATGTTGTGTCATCTGACTATGATCGTAAATCCATCATGCATTATGGTTTCAATTCATCCTGGCTCAACAGTGGAGATGCTATTGGGGACAACAATGAGCTCTCCGAGGGTGATATCCACTTTGTCCGCTCGCTCTATCCACCCGAGGTCAAGAAAAAACCAGTTTCTGCCAGTTGGTGGGACTTCCGTCACGTTCAGCCGTCTCCATAA
- a CDS encoding DUF1624 domain-containing protein — MTDAVPAARLRQRLLSIDALRGLVILFMLLDHVRETFLLHRQVSDPMNIDSTEPALFISRTLAHLCAPVFVLLTGLSAYLYGEKYQGRGDVAAFLFKRGLFLVVLEFTLVNFAWTFQLPPSVIYMQVIWAIGVSMIALAALVWLPRPLLIGLALVIIGGHNLLDGVHFAAGSAWHISWTILHERSWIEVSDTLRLRTTYPVLPWIGVIALGYSLGPWFSGAMPAARRQRYLLLAGICALVGFGVLRAINGYGEAPWHNYDSPVQTWMSFFNITKYPPSLLFLALTLGVGLVLLLAFERAGQRRWIDILAVFGAAPMFFYLLHLYVLKVLYVMGVALFGLNQGTHFGFDSVGAVWLVALLLPLALYLPVRWFARLKARRRDIAWLKYL, encoded by the coding sequence ATGACCGACGCTGTTCCCGCTGCCCGTTTACGCCAACGTCTGCTCTCCATCGACGCCCTGCGCGGCCTGGTGATCCTGTTCATGTTGCTCGACCACGTGCGCGAGACGTTCCTGCTGCACCGCCAGGTCAGTGACCCGATGAACATCGACAGCACGGAGCCGGCGCTGTTTATCAGCCGCACCCTGGCCCACTTGTGTGCGCCGGTGTTTGTGTTGCTGACCGGCTTGTCGGCGTATCTGTACGGCGAAAAGTACCAAGGCCGTGGCGATGTTGCGGCGTTTCTGTTCAAGCGCGGGCTGTTCCTGGTGGTGCTGGAATTTACCCTGGTGAACTTCGCCTGGACCTTCCAACTGCCCCCCAGCGTGATCTATATGCAGGTGATCTGGGCCATCGGCGTGAGCATGATCGCCCTCGCCGCGCTGGTGTGGCTGCCCCGCCCGCTGCTGATCGGCCTGGCGCTGGTGATCATTGGCGGGCATAACCTGCTCGATGGCGTGCATTTCGCGGCGGGGTCGGCGTGGCATATTTCCTGGACGATCCTGCATGAGCGCAGCTGGATCGAGGTGAGCGACACCCTGCGCCTGCGCACGACCTACCCGGTGTTGCCGTGGATCGGGGTGATTGCCCTGGGTTACAGCCTCGGCCCGTGGTTTTCCGGGGCGATGCCGGCGGCGCGGCGTCAGCGGTATCTGTTGCTGGCGGGCATTTGCGCGCTGGTGGGCTTTGGGGTGCTGCGCGCGATCAATGGTTACGGTGAGGCGCCGTGGCACAACTATGACAGTCCGGTGCAGACCTGGATGAGCTTCTTCAACATCACCAAGTATCCGCCGTCATTGCTGTTCCTGGCGCTGACCCTGGGCGTGGGGCTGGTGTTGCTGCTGGCCTTTGAACGCGCCGGGCAGCGGCGCTGGATCGACATACTGGCGGTGTTCGGCGCGGCGCCGATGTTCTTCTACCTGCTGCACCTGTATGTGCTGAAGGTGTTGTACGTGATGGGTGTGGCGCTGTTTGGCCTGAATCAGGGGACGCACTTTGGGTTCGACAGCGTGGGGGCGGTGTGGCTGGTGGCGTTGTTACTGCCGCTGGCGTTGTACCTGCCCGTCCGCTGGTTTGCCCGGCTCAAGGCCCGGCGGCGGGATATAGCGTGGCTCAAATACCTCTGA
- a CDS encoding GNAT family N-acetyltransferase, with product MPALTLRNATPADAARCYEIEISAYEGDEAATLEKIATRIALYPQGFLILEADGQVVGFINGGCAHDVVMSDEAFKELVGHSADAPNVVIMSVVVDPAHQGKGYATQLMTAFVQRMRGMGKQTIHLMCKEQHVPLYTRMGYQYVQPSASDHGGMAWHEMVMTL from the coding sequence ATGCCCGCCCTCACCTTGCGCAACGCCACGCCGGCAGACGCCGCCCGCTGCTACGAGATCGAAATCAGCGCCTATGAGGGCGATGAAGCCGCGACCCTGGAGAAGATCGCCACGCGTATCGCCCTGTACCCGCAAGGCTTCCTGATTCTGGAAGCGGACGGTCAGGTAGTGGGCTTTATCAACGGCGGTTGCGCCCATGATGTGGTGATGTCGGATGAGGCCTTCAAGGAGTTGGTGGGGCACTCAGCGGATGCGCCGAATGTAGTGATCATGTCGGTGGTGGTGGACCCGGCGCACCAGGGCAAGGGCTACGCCACGCAATTGATGACAGCCTTTGTGCAGCGCATGCGCGGGATGGGCAAACAGACCATCCACTTGATGTGTAAGGAGCAGCATGTGCCGCTGTACACGCGCATGGGTTACCAGTATGTGCAGCCCTCGGCGTCAGACCACGGCGGGATGGCTTGGCATGAAATGGTGATGACGCTCTGA
- the metE gene encoding 5-methyltetrahydropteroyltriglutamate--homocysteine S-methyltransferase, whose protein sequence is MAVAHSLGFPRIGRDRELKKAQEAFWKGELDEAGLRAVGRELRKTHWDLQKQAGIELLPAGDFAWYDQVLTHSLMFGVIPERFRPADGHATLKTLFAMARGVSDSCCGGAHAQEMTKWFDTNYHYLVPEFSADQQFHLGWDQLFEEVQEARDLGHTVKPVVIGPLTYLWLGKAKGGDFDKLDLLDRLLPLYGQIFQRLADLGVEWVQIDEPILVLDLPQDWKNAFERAYNLIQRDPLKKLVATYFGGLEENLGLAANLPVDGLHIDLVRAPDQYPTILDRLPAYKVLSLGVVNGRNVWRCDLENALATLQHAHERLGDRLWVAPSCSLLHSPVDLGREDKLDAELKSWLAFAVQKCEEVAVLTQAINQPEAPKVLAALAQSRAVQAARGASPRIHKPAVQARVAAITAKDSQRQSRFAQRIAQQRAGLDLPLFPTTTIGSFPQTASIRLARQSFKAGKLSEAEYVEAMHSEIKHAVEVQENLGLDVLVHGEAERNDMVEYFAEQLDGYVFTRFGWVQSYGSRCVKPAVIFGDLSRPKAMTVEWIRYAQGLTDKVMKGMLTGPVTMLMWSFPREDVSREVQARQLALAIRDEVVDLEAAGIKIVQIDEAAFREGLPLRRAQWQHYLDWATEVFRLCASGVRDATQIHTHMCYSEFNDVIESIAAMDADVITIETSRSDMELLDAFEAFAYPNDIGPGVYDIHSPRVPDASEMANLLRKAAQRIPAERLWVNPDCGLKTRAWPETEAALIHMVTAARQLRAEWA, encoded by the coding sequence ATGGCTGTCGCTCATTCCCTTGGATTTCCGCGCATTGGACGCGATCGTGAACTGAAAAAAGCGCAGGAAGCGTTTTGGAAGGGTGAGCTGGACGAAGCCGGTCTGCGCGCCGTCGGCCGTGAATTGCGGAAGACCCACTGGGACTTGCAGAAACAGGCCGGCATCGAGTTGCTGCCGGCTGGGGATTTTGCCTGGTACGACCAGGTGCTGACCCACTCGCTGATGTTTGGTGTGATCCCCGAGCGTTTCCGCCCGGCTGACGGGCATGCCACCCTCAAGACCCTGTTTGCCATGGCCCGTGGCGTCAGCGACAGCTGCTGCGGCGGTGCCCACGCCCAGGAAATGACCAAGTGGTTCGACACCAACTACCACTACCTGGTGCCTGAATTCAGCGCGGACCAGCAGTTCCACCTGGGCTGGGACCAATTGTTCGAAGAAGTCCAGGAGGCCCGCGACCTGGGGCACACCGTCAAGCCGGTGGTGATCGGGCCGCTGACGTACCTGTGGCTGGGCAAGGCCAAGGGCGGTGACTTCGACAAGCTCGACCTGCTCGACCGCCTGCTGCCGCTGTACGGGCAGATCTTCCAGCGCCTGGCGGACCTGGGCGTGGAATGGGTGCAGATCGACGAGCCGATCCTGGTGCTGGATCTGCCCCAGGACTGGAAAAACGCGTTTGAACGCGCCTACAACCTGATCCAGCGTGACCCGCTGAAAAAACTGGTCGCCACTTACTTTGGCGGGCTCGAAGAAAACCTCGGCCTGGCGGCCAACTTGCCGGTCGATGGCCTGCACATTGACCTGGTGCGTGCACCTGACCAGTACCCGACGATTCTCGACCGTCTGCCGGCCTATAAGGTGCTGTCCTTGGGGGTGGTCAACGGGCGGAACGTCTGGCGCTGCGACCTGGAAAATGCCCTGGCTACCTTGCAGCACGCCCATGAACGCCTGGGTGATCGCCTGTGGGTGGCGCCGTCCTGTTCGCTGCTGCACAGCCCGGTGGATCTGGGGCGTGAAGACAAGCTCGACGCCGAGCTGAAAAGCTGGCTGGCCTTCGCCGTACAAAAGTGTGAAGAAGTCGCGGTGCTGACCCAGGCCATCAACCAGCCCGAAGCGCCGAAGGTGCTTGCTGCCTTGGCCCAAAGCCGCGCCGTGCAAGCGGCCCGCGGGGCCTCGCCGCGTATCCACAAGCCGGCGGTCCAGGCCCGCGTGGCGGCTATCACCGCCAAGGACAGCCAGCGCCAGTCGCGGTTTGCCCAGCGCATCGCCCAGCAGCGCGCCGGCCTCGACTTGCCGCTGTTCCCGACCACCACCATAGGTTCGTTCCCGCAGACCGCGTCGATCCGCCTGGCGCGCCAGTCGTTCAAGGCCGGCAAGTTAAGCGAAGCCGAATATGTCGAGGCGATGCACAGCGAGATCAAGCACGCCGTTGAAGTGCAGGAAAACCTTGGCCTGGACGTGCTGGTGCACGGTGAAGCCGAACGTAACGACATGGTCGAGTACTTTGCCGAACAGTTGGACGGCTATGTATTTACCCGCTTTGGCTGGGTGCAGAGCTATGGCTCTCGCTGCGTGAAACCGGCGGTGATCTTCGGCGACCTGAGCCGCCCGAAAGCCATGACCGTGGAGTGGATCCGCTACGCCCAAGGCCTGACCGACAAGGTCATGAAGGGCATGCTGACCGGCCCGGTGACCATGCTGATGTGGTCATTCCCCCGCGAAGACGTGAGCCGCGAAGTGCAGGCCCGGCAACTGGCGCTGGCGATCCGTGACGAAGTGGTGGACCTGGAAGCGGCGGGCATCAAGATCGTACAGATTGATGAAGCGGCGTTCCGTGAAGGCCTTCCCCTGCGCCGGGCCCAGTGGCAGCACTACCTGGACTGGGCCACCGAAGTGTTCCGCCTGTGCGCCTCGGGTGTGCGTGACGCAACCCAGATCCATACCCATATGTGCTACAGCGAATTCAACGACGTGATCGAGTCCATCGCGGCGATGGATGCCGACGTGATCACCATCGAGACTTCCCGTTCGGACATGGAACTGCTGGATGCGTTCGAAGCCTTCGCTTACCCGAACGACATCGGCCCGGGGGTCTACGACATCCACTCACCCCGGGTGCCCGACGCCTCGGAAATGGCCAACCTGCTGCGCAAAGCCGCCCAGCGCATCCCGGCCGAGCGCCTATGGGTCAACCCCGACTGCGGCCTGAAGACCCGCGCCTGGCCGGAGACGGAAGCGGCGTTGATTCACATGGTTACAGCTGCCCGGCAATTGCGCGCTGAATGGGCGTAA
- a CDS encoding TPM domain-containing protein, which produces MGQFIRQSVLGLLVMVFTTLAVAQTAPPALENVPLNQRVIDLTHTLDTSTQQRLTEQLADLEQRKGAQIAVMLLPSTGDADLETFTTQLFRAWKLGRKGIDDGILLLVVKDDRTVRIEVGYGLEGVVTDLLSDRIIEEQLNPAFRQGDYAGGVQRAVDALTVLVEGGDLPAVDQTRETVDETAVLLALILGAVGGVLLASGKLHWRRGLIAGLVLTVLLTALAAINGKAWPIYVLALPFCMSISAALFGALWQAKAVFYCVVGLMTYSIGLGLVDHYLTEVSFMNWLAWPLAALAVLGLYLILFAVMKAAWKHSRLGFCVQSVMVLGVYGAAGYMLEMGLDGWLFAWPISSFAALFIYGQGTGGSSSGSSDRSSSSSSSSSSSGGGFSGGGGSSGGGGASGSW; this is translated from the coding sequence ATGGGGCAGTTTATACGGCAATCGGTCTTGGGCCTGCTGGTCATGGTGTTCACCACGCTGGCCGTGGCGCAAACGGCGCCTCCGGCATTGGAGAATGTGCCGCTGAACCAGCGGGTGATCGACCTGACCCATACCCTGGATACCTCGACCCAGCAGCGTCTGACTGAGCAACTGGCAGACCTCGAACAACGCAAAGGCGCGCAAATCGCCGTGATGCTGCTGCCGAGTACGGGCGATGCTGACCTCGAAACATTCACCACCCAACTGTTTCGCGCCTGGAAATTGGGGCGCAAGGGCATCGACGACGGTATTTTGCTGCTGGTGGTCAAGGACGACCGCACTGTGCGGATCGAAGTCGGTTACGGCCTGGAGGGGGTGGTCACGGACCTGTTGAGCGACCGGATTATCGAGGAGCAACTGAACCCGGCGTTTCGCCAGGGCGATTACGCTGGCGGTGTGCAGCGCGCCGTGGACGCCCTGACCGTGCTGGTCGAGGGGGGGGACTTGCCGGCAGTAGACCAGACCCGGGAAACAGTGGATGAAACTGCGGTGTTGCTGGCGCTGATTCTGGGGGCCGTCGGCGGGGTGCTGCTGGCCTCGGGCAAGCTGCATTGGCGCCGCGGCCTGATTGCCGGCCTGGTGCTGACTGTGTTGCTGACGGCACTGGCCGCGATCAATGGCAAGGCCTGGCCGATCTATGTGCTGGCGCTGCCGTTTTGTATGTCGATCAGCGCGGCCCTGTTCGGCGCGTTATGGCAGGCCAAGGCGGTGTTTTATTGCGTAGTGGGGCTGATGACCTACAGCATCGGCCTGGGGTTGGTGGATCACTACCTGACTGAAGTGTCCTTTATGAACTGGCTGGCATGGCCGCTGGCCGCGCTGGCGGTGCTGGGCCTGTACCTGATCCTGTTCGCGGTGATGAAAGCCGCCTGGAAACACAGTCGGCTGGGTTTTTGCGTGCAATCGGTGATGGTGCTGGGGGTGTATGGCGCGGCGGGGTACATGCTGGAGATGGGGCTTGATGGCTGGTTGTTCGCCTGGCCCATCAGCTCGTTCGCGGCGTTGTTCATTTATGGTCAGGGCACGGGCGGGTCGAGCTCCGGTTCCAGCGACCGTTCAAGCTCCAGCTCCAGTTCAAGTTCAAGCTCCGGTGGCGGGTTTTCCGGTGGCGGCGGTTCCAGCGGCGGTGGTGGGGCCTCAGGGAGCTGGTGA
- a CDS encoding type 1 fimbrial protein — MSSQRLAVGISLFFALVSGTAQAAPVSHGVIHFRGSIVEATCTTGDGAGATLALSGCPQFVPASNVSAQGVEPVRTVSALDHSVVKVKMVTETRDGRYFDRQYNLSDAAGKPLRSGAYLVTLSYP, encoded by the coding sequence ATGAGCAGTCAACGTTTGGCAGTCGGTATCAGCCTGTTTTTCGCGCTCGTCAGTGGCACTGCCCAGGCGGCGCCCGTGAGCCACGGTGTTATCCATTTCCGCGGCAGCATCGTCGAGGCAACATGCACTACGGGCGATGGGGCGGGGGCGACATTGGCCCTGAGTGGTTGCCCGCAGTTTGTACCCGCAAGCAACGTCAGCGCCCAGGGTGTCGAGCCGGTGCGTACCGTCAGTGCCTTGGACCACTCGGTGGTCAAGGTCAAGATGGTGACTGAAACGCGCGATGGTCGTTACTTCGATCGGCAATACAACTTGAGCGATGCGGCAGGCAAACCGTTGCGTTCAGGGGCTTACCTGGTGACGCTGAGTTATCCCTGA
- a CDS encoding creatininase family protein encodes MLLHQSTWIEISQFLDRSRTVVIPIGSNEQHGPTGLLGTDWMCPEIIAHHAQKDADILVGPTFNIGMAQHHLGFPGTISLRPSTFIAAIGDWTRSLAAHGFEKILFLNGHGGNIATIEAAFSELYAEASFARRPAGFALKLCNWWDLEGVGELARAQFPTGHGTHATPSEIAITQWAYPDLIKTADYSPQIASSGPIREAQDFRARHPDGRMGSDPALATPEKGAELVVLAAKGLVSAVEAFSREAMPH; translated from the coding sequence ATGCTTTTGCACCAGTCAACGTGGATCGAGATAAGCCAATTTCTCGACCGTAGCCGCACCGTGGTGATTCCTATCGGTTCCAATGAACAACATGGCCCCACCGGCCTGTTGGGCACCGATTGGATGTGCCCGGAAATCATTGCCCATCACGCGCAAAAAGACGCCGATATCCTGGTCGGCCCGACCTTCAATATCGGCATGGCCCAGCATCACCTTGGGTTCCCCGGCACCATCTCCCTGCGCCCGTCGACGTTTATCGCCGCCATCGGTGACTGGACCCGCTCCCTGGCGGCCCACGGCTTCGAGAAAATCCTGTTTCTCAATGGCCACGGCGGCAATATCGCCACCATCGAAGCCGCCTTTTCCGAACTGTACGCCGAGGCCAGCTTCGCCCGTCGCCCTGCCGGCTTTGCCTTGAAGCTGTGCAACTGGTGGGACCTGGAAGGTGTTGGCGAACTGGCGCGCGCGCAGTTCCCGACGGGGCATGGCACCCATGCCACCCCTTCCGAGATTGCGATTACCCAATGGGCTTATCCGGACTTGATCAAGACCGCCGACTATTCACCACAGATCGCGTCTTCCGGCCCGATCCGCGAGGCCCAGGATTTCCGCGCCCGCCACCCGGATGGTCGGATGGGTTCCGACCCGGCCCTGGCAACGCCTGAGAAAGGTGCTGAACTGGTGGTGCTGGCCGCCAAGGGCCTGGTGTCCGCAGTGGAGGCTTTCAGCCGCGAAGCCATGCCACACTGA
- the yfcF gene encoding glutathione transferase has protein sequence MRLYVDALFTSPYAMSVFVTLREKGLPFEVRPLDLDALEQQSPVFTGLSVTQRVPTLEQAGFALSESSAITEYLEDVFPQVPVYPREPRQRARARQIQAWLRSDLLAIRQERSTLVVFCGVQYGPLSTQAQMAADKLIAAAQQWLAEGDDYLFGQWSIADVDLAVMLNRLILNGDPVPARLVAYAQRQWQRPSVQAWVNQARPAL, from the coding sequence ATGCGCTTATACGTCGATGCCCTGTTCACCAGCCCGTATGCAATGTCGGTGTTTGTGACCCTGCGGGAAAAAGGCCTACCGTTCGAGGTGCGCCCCCTCGACCTTGACGCGCTGGAGCAGCAGTCGCCGGTGTTTACCGGGCTGTCCGTGACCCAGCGGGTGCCGACCCTGGAGCAGGCTGGGTTTGCCTTGTCCGAGTCGTCGGCGATTACCGAGTACCTGGAGGATGTGTTCCCGCAGGTGCCGGTGTATCCCAGGGAGCCGCGCCAACGTGCGCGGGCACGGCAGATTCAGGCATGGTTGCGCAGCGACCTGCTGGCGATCCGCCAGGAACGCTCCACACTGGTGGTGTTTTGCGGGGTCCAGTATGGCCCGTTATCAACCCAGGCCCAGATGGCGGCCGACAAGCTGATTGCGGCGGCGCAGCAATGGTTGGCCGAGGGCGACGACTACCTGTTTGGCCAATGGTCGATTGCCGATGTGGACCTGGCCGTGATGCTCAACCGGCTGATCCTCAATGGCGATCCGGTGCCCGCGCGGTTGGTGGCATATGCCCAGCGTCAGTGGCAGCGGCCATCGGTACAGGCCTGGGTCAACCAGGCACGTCCGGCGTTGTAG
- a CDS encoding murein L,D-transpeptidase catalytic domain family protein produces the protein MLNIYCRLGLIAATLGAFCTGAFAENAKPHTLYNSLARSAPELNPTVLKSALSAMQCAVNNGQERSERLAVIDYSQPSTARRLWIFDLRQKKLVLRDLVAHGQKSGENFATQFSNSEGSHQSSLGLFRTQESYQGTHGYSLRMDGLEPGFNDQARDRAIVIHAADYVSPLWSKREGRIGRSQGCPAVRPQVARQVVDKLKDGQFMFSWYPDQRWLKSSPYLNCKPRQIASAG, from the coding sequence ATGCTGAATATTTACTGCCGACTCGGCCTGATCGCCGCCACCCTGGGCGCGTTCTGTACGGGTGCCTTCGCAGAGAATGCCAAACCTCATACCTTGTATAACAGCCTGGCGCGCTCGGCTCCAGAACTCAATCCCACTGTACTTAAAAGTGCCCTCAGCGCGATGCAGTGTGCTGTCAATAACGGCCAGGAACGCTCTGAACGCCTGGCCGTGATCGACTACTCGCAACCTTCGACCGCCCGTCGCCTGTGGATTTTCGATCTGCGGCAAAAAAAACTGGTGCTACGCGACCTGGTAGCCCACGGGCAAAAATCCGGGGAAAACTTCGCCACCCAGTTCTCCAACAGCGAAGGCAGCCATCAATCCAGCCTCGGGTTGTTCCGCACCCAGGAGAGCTACCAGGGCACCCATGGCTACTCGCTGCGCATGGACGGCCTGGAGCCGGGGTTCAATGACCAGGCCCGCGACCGTGCCATCGTGATCCACGCCGCCGACTACGTCAGCCCCTTGTGGAGCAAGCGTGAAGGCCGCATCGGCCGCAGCCAGGGCTGCCCCGCCGTGCGTCCGCAGGTGGCGCGCCAGGTGGTGGACAAACTCAAGGATGGCCAGTTCATGTTTTCCTGGTACCCCGACCAGCGCTGGCTGAAATCCTCGCCCTACCTCAATTGCAAGCCGCGCCAGATCGCCAGCGCCGGTTGA
- a CDS encoding L,D-transpeptidase family protein, producing MFKKHACYLSLCLLVAPLVAMADELPVEPPNPVQLALGQLSSVCPDLATQLDTPAELRLQAFYQQQGNAALWSVDDRRTALQGQLLLLADDGLDPAHYRLPDVATTSNVLCTDFATSQHYLQALHDLHYGRLQQAHYEPLWHSQPPTEDPAVAVLALANAGLADMPAAFDQARPAADLYRSLRAAYATQRLQPLPQWGVIADGPLLRPGGEDPRVPALARRLVSGGQLASVPKGNQYGNELVAAVKRFQASHSLQADGVIGPGTVAELNVSPAVRREQLRVNLERFRWLAQDLEPDGILVNVAAAQLSVYQGGVPVWQTRLQVGRAERQTPLLKSRITRLTLNPTWTIPPTIMREDKLPAIRLNPEYLRQQNLKVLDSEGRALSPEQVDWSHPGNILLRQDAGPRNPLGKIVMRFPNPFSVYLHDTPSQPLFSKGPRAFSSGCVRVEQPMLLRDLLVNPAEKARTEELLATGLTHEFRLATPVPVLLGYWTVQVDSQGALLYAPDIYGRDGVLLKALGAVL from the coding sequence TTGTTCAAAAAACACGCATGTTACTTGAGCCTTTGCTTGCTCGTAGCACCATTGGTCGCCATGGCCGATGAACTGCCAGTCGAGCCGCCAAACCCAGTACAGCTGGCACTTGGGCAGTTGTCGAGTGTTTGCCCCGATTTGGCGACCCAACTGGATACACCGGCCGAGCTGCGGCTGCAGGCTTTTTACCAGCAACAAGGCAATGCTGCCCTGTGGTCGGTGGACGATCGCCGAACGGCCCTGCAGGGCCAGTTGCTGTTGCTGGCCGACGACGGCCTCGATCCGGCGCACTACCGGCTGCCCGACGTGGCAACCACCAGCAATGTGCTGTGTACCGACTTCGCAACCAGCCAGCACTACCTGCAGGCCCTGCATGACTTGCACTATGGCCGTTTGCAGCAGGCCCATTACGAGCCGCTGTGGCATTCCCAGCCGCCAACTGAGGATCCGGCCGTTGCGGTGCTGGCCCTGGCCAACGCGGGGCTTGCGGATATGCCGGCGGCGTTCGACCAGGCCCGGCCCGCAGCCGATCTGTATCGTAGCCTGCGCGCGGCCTATGCCACCCAACGCCTGCAACCCTTGCCGCAGTGGGGTGTGATTGCCGACGGCCCATTGCTGCGTCCCGGCGGCGAAGACCCACGGGTACCGGCCCTGGCCCGACGCCTGGTCAGTGGCGGCCAGTTGGCGAGCGTGCCCAAGGGCAATCAATACGGCAATGAGCTGGTGGCGGCGGTGAAGCGCTTCCAGGCCAGCCATTCGCTGCAAGCCGACGGGGTGATCGGCCCGGGCACGGTGGCCGAGCTTAACGTCAGCCCGGCGGTGCGCCGCGAGCAACTGCGGGTCAACCTCGAACGTTTTCGCTGGCTGGCCCAGGACCTGGAGCCGGATGGCATTCTGGTCAACGTCGCGGCGGCCCAGTTGAGTGTCTACCAGGGTGGTGTGCCCGTGTGGCAGACCCGCCTGCAGGTGGGCCGCGCCGAACGGCAGACGCCGCTGCTCAAGTCGCGCATCACACGCCTGACCCTCAACCCCACCTGGACCATCCCGCCGACCATCATGCGCGAGGACAAACTGCCGGCCATCCGCCTGAACCCGGAGTACCTGCGCCAACAGAACCTCAAAGTGCTCGACAGTGAAGGCCGCGCCCTGTCGCCCGAGCAGGTGGACTGGTCGCACCCCGGCAACATCCTCCTGCGCCAGGACGCCGGCCCGCGCAACCCGCTGGGCAAGATCGTCATGCGCTTCCCCAATCCATTCTCCGTGTACCTGCACGATACGCCCAGCCAACCGTTGTTCAGCAAGGGGCCACGGGCGTTCAGCTCGGGGTGTGTGCGGGTGGAGCAGCCGATGCTGCTGCGCGATCTGCTGGTGAACCCGGCAGAAAAAGCGCGGACCGAGGAATTGCTGGCGACCGGGCTGACCCATGAGTTCCGCCTGGCTACGCCGGTCCCGGTGTTGCTGGGGTACTGGACGGTGCAGGTGGATAGCCAGGGGGCGTTGCTGTACGCGCCGGATATCTATGGCCGCGATGGCGTGCTGTTGAAGGCTCTGGGCGCGGTCCTGTAG